From Cellulomonas dongxiuzhuiae, the proteins below share one genomic window:
- a CDS encoding TetR/AcrR family transcriptional regulator produces MNVPASGHRPVDERRAQLLDAALAVLREHGLAGLTTRAVTTRAGVPHGIFHYAFGSKAALVRALVERELTGATAAWDAAVATDDLETALRRALRAQLDIVRADPAHQAAMYELIRAARDDSDVSTVAWERRQYLAEIERQLGGWSQRGGVTWTAPVEHVAALVLSAADGVIQAWVADHDDERADASVDLLARAIASLARPA; encoded by the coding sequence GTGAATGTCCCCGCCAGCGGCCACCGGCCCGTCGACGAGCGACGGGCCCAGCTGCTCGACGCCGCGCTGGCGGTGCTGCGCGAGCACGGCCTGGCCGGCCTCACGACGCGGGCCGTCACGACCCGTGCGGGCGTGCCGCACGGGATCTTCCACTACGCGTTCGGGTCCAAGGCGGCCCTGGTGCGCGCGCTGGTGGAGCGCGAGCTGACGGGGGCCACCGCCGCGTGGGACGCGGCCGTCGCGACCGACGACCTCGAGACGGCGCTGCGACGGGCGCTGCGCGCGCAGCTCGACATCGTGCGCGCCGACCCCGCCCACCAGGCCGCGATGTACGAGCTGATCCGCGCCGCGCGCGACGACTCGGACGTCAGCACCGTGGCGTGGGAGCGGCGGCAGTACCTCGCGGAGATCGAGCGGCAGCTCGGCGGGTGGTCGCAGCGCGGCGGCGTCACCTGGACCGCCCCCGTCGAGCACGTCGCGGCCCTCGTCCTGTCCGCCGCGGACGGCGTCATCCAGGCGTGGGTCGCCGACCACGACGACGAGCGCGCCGACGCCTCGGTCGACCTGCTGGCCCGCGCGATCGCCTCCCTGGCCCGCCCGGCCTGA
- a CDS encoding GNAT family N-acetyltransferase: MIVVTPAEPGDLAAAASVLAEAFVDDPVTGTLLGGRGHDRPARARHLFVGLLRPVIADGTVDVARRAGEDDVLGVAIWEAPDAVTTIARLTAQLPSFWRACGPDNLWRALVTKRAVDRYRPRLPHWYLQEIGVAEAARGQGVGGALLDARLATVDGQDAGAYLESSTERNRRLYRRHGFVDGVPVRGIPAAPVTMWRAPASERVGRPARLTV, from the coding sequence ATGATCGTCGTCACGCCCGCCGAGCCCGGTGACCTCGCCGCCGCGGCATCGGTGCTGGCCGAGGCCTTCGTCGACGACCCGGTCACCGGGACGCTGCTCGGCGGCCGCGGTCACGACCGTCCGGCGCGCGCCCGCCACCTGTTCGTCGGGCTGCTGCGTCCTGTCATCGCCGACGGCACCGTCGACGTCGCCCGTCGGGCCGGGGAGGACGACGTGCTGGGTGTCGCGATCTGGGAGGCGCCCGACGCCGTGACCACCATCGCGCGGCTCACGGCCCAGCTGCCGTCCTTCTGGCGCGCGTGCGGCCCGGACAACCTGTGGCGTGCGCTCGTCACCAAGCGCGCGGTCGACCGGTACCGGCCCCGCCTGCCCCACTGGTACCTGCAGGAGATCGGGGTCGCCGAGGCGGCGCGCGGCCAGGGCGTCGGCGGTGCCCTCCTCGACGCGCGGCTCGCGACCGTCGACGGCCAGGACGCCGGCGCGTACCTCGAGTCGTCGACCGAGCGCAACCGCCGCCTGTACCGCCGGCACGGCTTCGTCGACGGCGTCCCGGTCCGTGGCATCCCCGCGGCGCCCGTGACGATGTGGCGCGCCCCCGCGTCGGAGCGCGTCGGCCGCCCGGCCCGGCTCACGGTCTGA
- the map gene encoding type I methionyl aminopeptidase: protein MALKSPAEIEQMRPAGRFVADVLTSLREHARVGMTTNDLDAHARELIAKAGAHSVYLGYHPSFGAMPYPGVLCTSVNDHALHGLPSDRVLQDGDVLSIDFACQVEGWVADSALTFQLGTTTPEAQRLISTTEQALAAGIAAARPNARMGDVSAAIGRIARQSGFGLNTDFGGHGVGRTMHEDPHVPNDGRPGTGIRLKPGTVIAIEPWLMAGSGEYVIDDDGWTIRSADGALAAHAEHTVAITKRGPVVLTARD, encoded by the coding sequence GTGGCACTCAAGTCCCCCGCAGAGATCGAGCAGATGCGCCCCGCCGGGCGGTTCGTCGCCGACGTCCTGACGTCGTTGCGCGAGCACGCCCGCGTCGGCATGACGACGAACGACCTCGACGCCCACGCGCGCGAGCTGATCGCCAAGGCCGGTGCGCACTCCGTCTACCTCGGCTACCACCCGAGCTTCGGGGCCATGCCGTACCCGGGTGTCCTGTGCACGTCGGTCAACGACCACGCGCTGCACGGCCTGCCGTCGGACCGCGTCCTGCAGGACGGCGACGTCCTGAGCATCGACTTCGCGTGCCAGGTCGAGGGGTGGGTCGCGGACTCCGCGCTGACGTTCCAGCTCGGCACGACGACGCCCGAGGCGCAGCGCCTCATCTCGACGACCGAGCAGGCGCTCGCGGCCGGCATCGCCGCGGCGCGGCCGAACGCCCGCATGGGCGACGTGTCGGCCGCGATCGGCCGGATCGCGCGCCAGTCCGGGTTCGGCCTCAACACCGACTTCGGCGGTCACGGCGTCGGGCGGACGATGCACGAGGACCCGCACGTCCCCAACGACGGCCGCCCCGGCACCGGCATCCGCCTCAAGCCGGGCACGGTCATCGCCATCGAGCCGTGGCTCATGGCCGGCAGCGGCGAGTACGTCATCGACGACGACGGCTGGACCATCCGCAGCGCCGACGGCGCGCTCGCCGCGCACGCCGAGCACACCGTGGCGATCACCAAGCGCGGCCCGGTGGTCCTGACGGCCCGCGACTGA
- a CDS encoding DNA polymerase IV, whose product MERGGDQAQRLVAAVRMRDAATVLHLDADAFFAAVEQRDKPSLRGKPVLVGGVGGRGVVSTASYEARRAGARSAMPMARARRLTPAAAVLVPRFAAYAAYSQVIMGVLRELTPAVEPLSIDEAFADLTLAPGGTPEPEEAAAQVQARVAELTGLTVSVGVGRSKLVAKIASDLRKPGGVVVVRPEDEDDVLLPLDVRTVPGVGPATQGALERLGVRTVADLRRQPLDTLTMTLGEAHGTGLYLMSRGLDDRPVVTTTERKSAGAERTFAVDLRGRDVVLSAVDDVVDEALQRLERHGGAARTVVAKVRYADFSTVTRSVTFPHPTASDADLRDAARKAVLAAGVVEPVRLLGVAFHALSSHAQLALDLDAHLFDAPRRAVVGEHDHVSGRLAETTADPDGADDPPDDPAPHDPAAGPRLPDGSTAPGVDDVVAALVEDDARLVGAEKAVVGRPLGGSQVGRPLDESNARPGLDVEHATLGRGWVVHVRGREATVRFETALTAPARSRVLDLDEDPLVLVEPVGVTPPSAVPPPLRAGA is encoded by the coding sequence GTGGAACGGGGAGGTGACCAGGCGCAGCGACTCGTCGCCGCCGTGCGCATGCGCGACGCCGCGACCGTCCTGCACCTCGACGCCGACGCGTTCTTCGCGGCCGTCGAGCAGCGCGACAAGCCGTCGCTGCGCGGCAAGCCCGTCCTGGTCGGCGGGGTCGGCGGACGCGGCGTCGTGTCGACCGCGTCGTACGAAGCGCGCCGCGCGGGCGCCCGCTCCGCGATGCCGATGGCACGGGCCCGTCGCCTCACCCCGGCCGCGGCGGTGCTCGTGCCCCGCTTCGCCGCGTACGCCGCGTACTCGCAGGTCATCATGGGTGTCCTGCGTGAGCTGACGCCCGCGGTCGAGCCGCTGTCGATCGACGAGGCGTTCGCCGACCTCACGCTGGCACCCGGCGGCACACCCGAGCCGGAGGAGGCCGCCGCGCAGGTCCAGGCGCGCGTCGCCGAGCTCACCGGGCTCACCGTGTCGGTCGGGGTGGGCCGCTCGAAGCTCGTCGCCAAGATCGCCTCGGACCTGCGCAAGCCCGGGGGCGTCGTCGTCGTGCGACCCGAGGACGAGGACGACGTCCTGCTGCCGCTCGACGTGCGGACCGTCCCGGGCGTCGGCCCCGCGACGCAGGGCGCGCTCGAGCGCCTCGGCGTGCGCACCGTCGCCGACCTGCGGCGGCAGCCGCTCGACACCCTGACGATGACGCTCGGCGAGGCGCACGGCACCGGCCTGTACCTCATGTCCCGCGGCCTGGACGACCGGCCCGTCGTCACGACGACCGAGCGCAAGTCCGCGGGCGCCGAGCGCACGTTCGCGGTCGACCTGCGGGGGCGCGACGTGGTGCTGTCCGCCGTGGACGACGTCGTCGACGAGGCCCTGCAGCGGCTCGAGCGCCACGGCGGCGCCGCGCGGACCGTCGTCGCGAAGGTCCGCTACGCCGACTTCTCGACCGTCACCCGGTCGGTGACGTTCCCGCACCCGACCGCGTCGGACGCGGACCTGCGCGACGCGGCCCGCAAGGCCGTGCTCGCGGCGGGCGTCGTCGAGCCCGTGCGGCTGCTGGGTGTCGCGTTCCACGCGCTGTCGTCCCACGCGCAGCTCGCGCTCGACCTCGACGCCCACCTGTTCGACGCGCCGCGGCGCGCCGTGGTCGGCGAGCACGACCACGTCAGCGGGCGGCTGGCGGAGACGACCGCGGACCCGGACGGCGCCGACGACCCGCCGGACGACCCGGCGCCCCACGACCCCGCCGCCGGCCCGCGCCTCCCCGACGGCAGCACGGCGCCCGGGGTGGACGACGTCGTGGCGGCGCTCGTCGAGGACGACGCGCGGCTCGTCGGCGCGGAGAAGGCCGTCGTCGGGCGACCGCTCGGCGGCTCGCAGGTGGGACGGCCGCTCGACGAGTCCAACGCGCGACCCGGGCTCGACGTCGAGCACGCGACCCTCGGCCGCGGGTGGGTCGTGCACGTGCGCGGCCGGGAGGCGACCGTGCGGTTCGAGACGGCGCTGACCGCGCCCGCCCGCTCGCGTGTCCTCGACCTCGACGAGGACCCGCTCGTGCTCGTCGAGCCCGTCGGCGTCACACCGCCGTCGGCCGTGCCGCCGCCGCTGCGCGCCGGCGCCTGA
- a CDS encoding endo alpha-1,4 polygalactosaminidase produces MPTTTRSATVLVVACAVVLLLPACRPTADPATASPPAGTPGATASAADTAPPAAPHATASLATEDAAPSPTATPSPAAGTSAPDVTPTPGPGVTTAPRTVTLPTPGARFEYQLGGADEPSEDTAVVVRDSTATPTGRYDVCYVNGFQTQPSQTERLLRAEPALVLHHAGEPVRDDGWPDEVLYDLTTPELRARVAERVGHVIDACGAAGFDAVEVDNLDSYTRSLGRITPADTLAYTALLVERAHAAGLAFAQKNTAELTTQVRALGADLVVAEECREWQECHVYTAAYPVVLDVEYDRAAFDAACAEQSSPATRAAGLSVVLRDRDVAPRGAPEAVHEAC; encoded by the coding sequence GTGCCGACGACGACGCGCAGCGCGACCGTCCTGGTCGTCGCATGCGCCGTCGTGCTCCTGCTGCCCGCGTGCCGGCCCACGGCAGACCCGGCCACCGCCTCCCCGCCCGCCGGCACACCGGGCGCCACGGCTTCCGCCGCCGACACCGCGCCACCCGCGGCGCCCCACGCGACGGCCTCCCTCGCCACCGAGGACGCCGCACCGTCGCCGACGGCCACCCCGAGCCCCGCCGCGGGCACGTCGGCCCCGGACGTCACGCCCACACCCGGACCCGGCGTGACGACCGCACCGCGCACCGTGACGCTCCCGACGCCCGGGGCGCGGTTCGAGTACCAGCTCGGCGGTGCCGACGAGCCCTCCGAGGACACCGCCGTCGTCGTCCGGGACTCGACCGCGACACCCACGGGCCGCTACGACGTCTGCTACGTCAACGGCTTCCAGACCCAGCCCTCCCAGACCGAGCGGCTGCTCCGCGCCGAGCCGGCGCTCGTGCTGCACCACGCCGGCGAGCCCGTGCGGGACGACGGCTGGCCCGACGAGGTCCTCTACGACCTCACCACCCCCGAGCTGCGGGCCCGGGTCGCCGAGCGCGTCGGGCACGTGATCGACGCGTGCGGCGCCGCCGGGTTCGACGCCGTCGAGGTCGACAACCTCGACTCCTACACGCGCTCGCTCGGCCGCATCACGCCCGCCGACACGCTCGCGTACACGGCGCTTCTCGTCGAGCGGGCGCACGCGGCCGGCCTGGCCTTCGCGCAGAAGAACACGGCCGAGCTGACGACGCAGGTCAGGGCGCTCGGGGCCGACCTCGTCGTCGCCGAGGAGTGCCGCGAGTGGCAGGAGTGCCACGTGTACACGGCCGCGTACCCGGTGGTGCTCGACGTCGAGTACGACCGTGCGGCGTTCGACGCCGCGTGCGCCGAGCAGTCGTCCCCCGCGACGCGCGCGGCGGGGCTCTCGGTGGTCCTGCGCGACCGCGACGTCGCCCCGCGCGGCGCACCGGAGGCCGTCCACGAGGCCTGCTGA
- a CDS encoding low molecular weight protein-tyrosine-phosphatase, translating to MTVCTGNICRSPMAEIVLRRRLADAGLADVVEVDSTGISDEEAGNPVDWRARSVLRRHGYPTGEGHRARQVRPEHLLERDLVLPMTATHARSLRRLAGGDPAATSRIRMYRSFDPAAPSEPGQPDSVLDVDDPWYGPEEGFETTLAEVEAAADGIIAHVREALAYREGATD from the coding sequence ATGACCGTCTGCACCGGCAACATCTGTCGGTCGCCCATGGCCGAGATCGTGCTCCGGCGCCGGCTGGCCGACGCGGGCCTCGCCGACGTGGTCGAGGTCGACTCGACCGGCATCAGCGACGAGGAGGCCGGCAACCCCGTCGACTGGCGTGCAAGGTCCGTCCTGCGCCGCCACGGCTACCCCACGGGTGAGGGCCACCGTGCCCGCCAGGTCCGGCCGGAGCACCTCCTCGAGCGAGACCTCGTGCTGCCGATGACCGCCACGCACGCGCGCTCGCTGCGCCGCCTGGCGGGCGGGGACCCCGCCGCGACGTCCCGGATCCGCATGTACCGCAGCTTCGACCCTGCGGCGCCGTCCGAGCCCGGGCAGCCCGACAGCGTGCTGGACGTCGACGACCCCTGGTACGGCCCGGAGGAGGGCTTCGAGACCACGCTCGCCGAGGTCGAGGCCGCCGCCGACGGCATCATCGCGCACGTCCGCGAGGCGCTCGCCTACCGCGAGGGCGCAACCGACTGA
- a CDS encoding class I SAM-dependent methyltransferase, whose translation MPALIRHVLFPGRHHLVTAFQVAYLTDLLAGRVRDADGEPVTCAPDARVVWALTSASHSGTRRNPVPAHRREAMIEAVTTRAGLASLVVPVADVPPSPRFAHTVLATSELVLGEALAPHDTVVACSTPEVAAMYAAEGYRIATAEAGAPGDPARPWDVLERMVAGDDAWRTVAHPDAVAFYERYRLDAHVRLVHTDPTVQDDGDLTETRDYATYTAAFDDASDRKWEQVAPHVRPGRIVDLGCAAGGLLERAARDPRLAESDLYGVDVSRHLVAEAEHRRAQGVFANPNVFFAQRNLLLGPVFPERSVDTTTTIALTHEIASYGDGRADLELLARRVFEHTRPGGVWINSDVLGPADPERVVDLVLDGDADVPARDLSGLERAQAAAHVAGLSPAARLVQFAQDFPALSGAEVKVEWVERGADRSVARTTLRTAMEYLCTRDYTDSWLSECHERFCDLTGDDWTDLLTGVGFELEPGSGPWRNDWLVEHRLSVGAALRDPVTGAPVDWPDTHVLTVARRPLVPVG comes from the coding sequence GTGCCCGCCCTGATCCGCCACGTCCTGTTCCCCGGCCGCCACCACCTGGTGACCGCCTTCCAGGTCGCGTACCTGACCGACCTGCTCGCGGGCCGCGTCCGCGACGCCGACGGCGAGCCCGTGACCTGCGCGCCCGACGCGCGGGTCGTGTGGGCGCTGACGTCCGCGTCGCACAGCGGCACGCGCCGCAACCCCGTGCCGGCGCACCGCCGCGAGGCCATGATCGAGGCGGTGACCACGCGCGCGGGTCTGGCGTCGCTCGTCGTCCCCGTGGCCGACGTGCCGCCGAGCCCTCGGTTCGCGCACACCGTCCTGGCCACGTCCGAGCTGGTGCTGGGCGAGGCGCTCGCACCGCACGACACCGTCGTCGCGTGCTCGACGCCCGAGGTCGCGGCGATGTACGCGGCCGAGGGCTACCGCATCGCGACGGCCGAGGCCGGCGCGCCGGGCGACCCGGCCCGGCCGTGGGACGTCCTCGAGCGGATGGTCGCCGGTGACGACGCGTGGCGCACCGTCGCCCACCCGGACGCCGTCGCGTTCTACGAGCGGTACCGGCTCGACGCGCACGTGCGGCTCGTCCACACCGACCCGACCGTGCAGGACGACGGGGACCTCACCGAGACCCGCGACTACGCCACGTACACCGCCGCGTTCGACGACGCGTCGGACCGCAAGTGGGAGCAGGTCGCCCCGCACGTGCGGCCCGGGCGGATCGTCGACCTCGGGTGCGCGGCCGGCGGGCTGCTGGAGCGCGCGGCCCGGGACCCGCGGCTCGCGGAGTCCGACCTGTACGGCGTCGACGTGTCCCGGCACCTCGTCGCCGAGGCGGAGCACCGCCGGGCGCAGGGCGTGTTCGCCAACCCCAACGTGTTCTTCGCGCAGCGCAACCTGCTGCTCGGCCCGGTCTTCCCGGAGCGGTCCGTCGACACCACGACGACGATCGCGCTGACCCACGAGATCGCGAGCTACGGGGACGGGCGCGCCGACCTCGAGCTGCTGGCCCGGCGCGTCTTCGAGCACACGCGCCCCGGCGGGGTGTGGATCAACTCCGACGTGCTGGGCCCGGCGGACCCCGAGCGGGTCGTCGACCTGGTGCTCGACGGCGACGCGGACGTGCCGGCCCGCGACCTGTCGGGGCTGGAGCGCGCGCAGGCCGCCGCGCACGTCGCCGGGCTGTCGCCCGCCGCGCGGCTCGTGCAGTTCGCGCAGGACTTCCCGGCGCTGTCCGGCGCCGAGGTGAAGGTCGAGTGGGTCGAGCGCGGGGCGGACCGCAGCGTCGCGCGCACGACGCTGCGCACCGCCATGGAGTACCTGTGCACGCGCGACTACACGGACTCCTGGCTCTCGGAGTGCCACGAGCGGTTCTGCGACCTGACCGGCGACGACTGGACGGACCTGCTGACGGGCGTCGGGTTCGAGCTCGAGCCCGGCAGCGGCCCGTGGCGCAACGACTGGCTGGTCGAGCACCGGCTGAGCGTCGGCGCGGCGCTGCGCGACCCGGTCACGGGCGCGCCGGTCGACTGGCCGGACACGCACGTGCTGACGGTCGCGCGACGGCCGCTCGTCCCGGTCGGATGA
- a CDS encoding aminotransferase class I/II-fold pyridoxal phosphate-dependent enzyme, translating to MKVAARAHVPPFAVMEILAAANARRAAGEHVLSLCAGEPSTGASDVVRQRAIELLTSGDLGYTEALGAPGLRAAIAAHYGDTYGVDVDARRVAVTTGSSGGFMLAFLAAFDVGDRVALARPGYPAYANILTALGCEVVDLPCGPEQRYQPTVAQLEALDEPVEGLVIASPANPTGTMIEPDELAALAAWCGEHGVRLVSDEIYHGITYADAAGTTPATATAAQYLGTGAVVVNSFSKYWAMTGWRLGWLVLPDDLVAPVDALAGNVALCPPALAQHAGVAAFSADGMAAARANVERYADSRRLLLDRLPDLGWDPVAPADGAFYLYGDVSVTGLDAVTYCARLLDEAGVAITPGTDFDPVGGGSWVRLSFASSPQVVAEAADRIVAWQRGL from the coding sequence ATGAAGGTCGCCGCCCGCGCGCACGTACCGCCGTTCGCCGTCATGGAGATCCTGGCCGCCGCCAACGCGCGCCGCGCCGCGGGGGAGCACGTGCTCAGCCTGTGCGCGGGCGAGCCGTCGACGGGGGCGTCGGACGTCGTGCGGCAGCGGGCGATCGAGCTGCTGACGTCGGGCGACCTCGGGTACACCGAGGCCCTGGGAGCGCCGGGCCTGCGCGCGGCGATCGCGGCGCACTACGGCGACACGTACGGCGTCGACGTGGACGCGCGGCGCGTCGCGGTGACCACCGGCTCGTCCGGCGGGTTCATGCTCGCGTTCCTCGCGGCGTTCGACGTCGGCGACCGCGTGGCCCTGGCGCGGCCCGGGTACCCGGCCTACGCGAACATCCTGACGGCGCTGGGCTGCGAGGTCGTCGACCTGCCGTGCGGGCCCGAGCAGCGCTACCAGCCGACCGTCGCGCAGCTCGAGGCGCTGGACGAGCCGGTCGAGGGCCTCGTGATCGCGTCGCCCGCCAACCCGACGGGCACGATGATCGAGCCGGACGAGCTCGCGGCCCTCGCCGCGTGGTGCGGCGAGCACGGCGTGCGTCTCGTCAGCGACGAGATCTACCACGGCATCACGTACGCCGACGCGGCCGGAACGACCCCCGCGACCGCCACCGCGGCGCAGTACCTCGGCACGGGTGCCGTCGTCGTGAACTCGTTCTCCAAGTACTGGGCCATGACGGGCTGGCGCCTCGGCTGGCTGGTCCTGCCCGACGACCTGGTCGCGCCCGTCGACGCGCTCGCGGGCAACGTCGCGCTGTGCCCGCCGGCGCTCGCGCAGCACGCGGGCGTCGCGGCGTTCAGTGCCGACGGCATGGCGGCCGCACGCGCCAACGTCGAGCGGTACGCGGACTCCCGCCGGCTCCTGCTCGACCGCCTGCCGGACCTCGGCTGGGACCCCGTCGCGCCCGCGGACGGGGCGTTCTACCTCTACGGCGACGTGTCGGTGACGGGCCTGGACGCGGTGACCTACTGCGCGCGCCTGCTCGACGAGGCCGGCGTGGCGATCACGCCGGGCACGGACTTCGACCCCGTCGGCGGGGGCAGCTGGGTGCGGCTGTCGTTCGCGTCGTCCCCGCAGGTCGTCGCGGAGGCGGCGGACCGGATCGTGGCGTGGCAGCGCGGGCTGTGA
- a CDS encoding glucose-6-phosphate dehydrogenase produces the protein MTAGLVVLGATGDLTARYILPGLARVESKVDGGLRLVGVANDDLDDDGFRALVHEKVAYHADGEPDADVTALVERVVWVHGDVTDPQTLRAAIAACEVQGADPLVLYLALPHVLFLPVVRALADIDLPDGLRMVVEKPFGEDLAGAVELNAALGELLPEDKIFRVDHFLAKQTVLNLLGLRFANRVLEPLWSSTHVASVDIVFDEKVDAQARASYYDRSGALRDMVQNHLLQLLTYVAMEPPTSVAPEDLASRKVDVLRAVRTPDHESVARWTRRARYVAGEVDGRPVDAYADAPGVDPDREVETYAEVTLFVDTWRWSGVPFRLRTGKALSASRREIVVRFREVPLRVFDGAAPTRNELRLQLDPDRMSLHLNVNGIGDPFALEKVVLDTELARQDPTPYGQLLLAVIDGDTRLSARAAEAEEGWRIVEPILDAWAAGVAPLEEYPAGSDGPRRRAG, from the coding sequence GTGACCGCCGGCCTCGTCGTCCTCGGCGCGACCGGAGACCTCACCGCCCGCTACATCCTGCCCGGGCTCGCGCGGGTCGAGTCGAAGGTGGACGGCGGCCTGCGGCTCGTCGGGGTCGCGAACGACGACCTCGACGACGACGGGTTCCGTGCCCTCGTCCACGAGAAGGTCGCCTACCACGCGGACGGCGAGCCGGACGCGGACGTCACGGCGCTGGTCGAGCGGGTCGTCTGGGTGCACGGCGACGTCACCGACCCGCAGACGCTGCGCGCCGCGATCGCGGCGTGCGAGGTGCAGGGCGCGGACCCTCTCGTGCTGTACCTCGCGCTGCCGCACGTGCTGTTCCTGCCGGTGGTGCGCGCGCTGGCGGACATCGACCTGCCCGACGGGCTGCGGATGGTCGTCGAGAAGCCGTTCGGGGAGGACCTGGCCGGGGCCGTCGAGCTCAACGCGGCGCTGGGCGAGCTGCTCCCGGAGGACAAGATCTTCCGCGTCGACCACTTCCTCGCCAAGCAGACGGTGCTCAACCTGCTGGGCCTGCGGTTCGCCAACCGCGTCCTCGAGCCCCTGTGGAGCAGCACCCACGTCGCCTCCGTCGACATCGTCTTCGACGAGAAGGTCGACGCGCAGGCTCGCGCCTCCTACTACGACCGGTCCGGCGCGCTGCGCGACATGGTGCAGAACCACCTCCTGCAGCTGCTGACGTACGTCGCGATGGAGCCGCCGACGTCGGTCGCACCCGAGGACCTCGCGTCGCGCAAGGTCGACGTGCTGCGGGCCGTGCGCACACCGGACCACGAGTCCGTCGCCCGGTGGACGCGCCGCGCCCGGTACGTCGCCGGCGAGGTCGACGGGCGCCCGGTCGACGCGTACGCCGACGCGCCGGGCGTCGACCCGGACCGCGAGGTCGAGACGTACGCCGAGGTCACGCTCTTCGTCGACACGTGGCGGTGGTCCGGCGTGCCGTTCCGGCTGCGCACCGGCAAGGCGCTGTCCGCGAGCCGCCGGGAGATCGTCGTGCGGTTCCGTGAGGTGCCGCTGCGGGTGTTCGACGGCGCCGCTCCGACCCGCAACGAGCTGCGCCTGCAGCTCGACCCCGACCGGATGTCCCTGCACCTCAACGTCAACGGGATCGGCGACCCGTTCGCGCTGGAGAAGGTCGTCCTCGACACCGAGCTCGCCCGCCAGGACCCCACGCCGTACGGGCAGCTGCTGCTCGCCGTCATCGACGGTGACACCCGCCTGTCGGCCCGCGCCGCCGAGGCCGAGGAGGGCTGGCGCATCGTCGAGCCGATCCTCGACGCGTGGGCCGCGGGCGTCGCGCCCCTCGAGGAGTACCCGGCGGGCAGCGACGGGCCACGCAGGCGCGCGGGTTAG
- a CDS encoding DUF72 domain-containing protein, protein MDGPGQVRIGISGWRYAPWRGVFYPRGLPQRRELEYAAQQLGSVEINGSFYSLQRPDSYRAWRADTPDGFVFAVKGPRFVTHMKKLAGVETPLANFFASGVLALEDRTGPVLWQLPPNLGFDPDRLARFFDLLPRSTAAAAELAARHDDKVAEGRALTTVETDRPLRHVLEVRHDTYRDPAFPELLRAHDVGLVVADTAGRWPHLEDLTSDVVYVRLHGHSELYVSGYDDDALDAWAAKVRAWSTGAPPPDGPRLTPPAADRPRDVYVYFDNDVKVRAPFDAMGLAARVAPPAGRVG, encoded by the coding sequence ATGGACGGGCCCGGGCAGGTGCGCATCGGCATCTCCGGGTGGCGGTACGCACCCTGGCGAGGGGTGTTCTACCCGCGGGGCCTGCCGCAGCGGCGCGAGCTGGAGTACGCCGCGCAGCAGCTCGGGTCCGTCGAGATCAACGGGTCCTTCTACTCGCTGCAGCGCCCCGACAGCTACCGCGCGTGGCGCGCGGACACCCCCGACGGCTTCGTGTTCGCGGTCAAGGGCCCGCGCTTCGTCACGCACATGAAGAAGCTGGCCGGCGTCGAGACGCCGTTGGCGAACTTCTTCGCCTCGGGCGTCCTGGCGCTCGAGGACCGCACCGGACCCGTGCTGTGGCAGCTGCCCCCGAACCTGGGGTTCGACCCCGACCGCCTCGCACGCTTCTTCGACCTGCTGCCCCGTTCGACGGCCGCCGCCGCCGAGCTCGCCGCCCGTCACGACGACAAGGTCGCCGAGGGCCGGGCACTGACGACCGTCGAGACCGACCGACCGCTGCGACACGTGCTCGAGGTCCGCCACGACACGTATCGCGACCCCGCGTTCCCCGAGCTCCTGCGCGCGCACGACGTCGGCCTCGTCGTCGCCGACACCGCCGGCCGCTGGCCGCATCTCGAGGACCTGACCAGCGACGTCGTCTACGTCCGCCTGCACGGGCACAGCGAGCTCTACGTGTCGGGGTACGACGACGACGCGCTCGACGCGTGGGCGGCGAAGGTGCGCGCCTGGTCGACGGGCGCACCGCCGCCGGACGGTCCGCGGCTGACACCGCCGGCCGCCGACCGCCCGCGGGACGTGTACGTGTACTTCGACAACGACGTGAAGGTCCGCGCCCCGTTCGACGCGATGGGCCTCGCCGCCCGGGTCGCGCCACCGGCGGGCCGGGTCGGCTGA